GCAGTATAATATCACAAAGGTTGCTAAAGTGAAAGTTCCGGGTGCGTTTGAGCTCCCCTTTGCTGCGAAACAATATTGGGAGCATACCCAGGGCACAGGTGCTCAGCCTGGCGCTATTATTGCATTTGGGTGTGTGATCCGTGGGGAGACACCTCATTTTGATTACGTTTGTAAGGGTGTGACAGAGGGCCTGATGCAATTGAACCTGGAATTGCCTGTGCCGGTTATCTTCGGGATTTTGACGGTTGATAATATGGAACAGGCGCAGGAACGGTTGGGTGGCATACATGGACATAAAGGTGAAGAAGGTGCACTGACCGCGCTGAAAATGATCAGTATGATGCGGAAGATGCAAAAGGGCAAGTAAATTTCTCGTATTTAAATAGGGTGGTATTTTGATTGGCATAAAGCGAAAGCTTTATGCTATAATATTGAATGGTAAGATGCAGCGTTTGCACCAGACTATGTAATTTTCCGATAGCTTATCAGCTATTTATAAAGACTAACTCGATGAACGTTCAGCTTTTTATCCCCTGCTTTGTAGATCAGTTATTCCCCGAAACAGCCTTCAATATGGTAAAAGTATTGGAGAAGCTGGGCTGTAACGTTAGTTACAATGCCAATCAAACCTGTTGTGGTCAGCCTGCTTTTAATGCCGGGTATTGGGATGAATCGAGAGCAGTGGCAACCAAGTTTCTAAAGGATTTTCACACCTTTGATTATATCGTAGCACCCAGCGGTTCCTGCACTGGGTTTGTACGTAATTATTACGGTAAGTTGTTCGACAATTCTGCCGCGCATAATGATGTAAAACTGTTGCGTAAGCAGCTGTATGAGTTTACGGAATTTCTGACGGAGGTGCTGCATGTTTCTGATCTGGGAGCGACGCTGAATGGTGTAGCTACGTATCATGATTCCTGTGCAGCACTGAGAGAGTGTCATATCAAGCAGGGGCCCAGGAATCTCCTGAGTAAGGTGAAAGGACTGGAACTGACGGAGATGAATGATTGTGAAACCTGCTGTGGCTTTGGTGGTACTTTCGCTGTGAAATATGAACCAATTTCTATTGGAATGGGGGAACAGAAGGTACATAATGCCATTGCTACAGGAGCGGATTACCTGATCTCTACAGATCTTTCCTGCCTGATGCACCTGGACGGTTATATTAAAAAACACGACCTGAATATTAAGACGATGCATATTGCCGATGTGTTGGCGAGTGGGTGGTAGTCTGGCACATTCCCTGAATACAAACTCCATGCATACGGGTGAATGAGGGCTTTGAATAAAAGATGACCTCATGGTTACCGGCAGTATATTGGAGCGTCATTTAAAAACATTCAATTGATGAATTATTGGTTAGTTAAGTCGGAGCCATTTAAATATTCCTGGGAGCAATTCATGAAGGATGGAAAGACCTTCTGGGATGGGGTGAGAAATTACCAGGCCAGGAATAATATGAAGGCGATGAAGAAGGGCGACCAGGTATTGTTTTACCATAGCAATGAAGGTTTGGCAGTAGTAGGTATCGCGAAAGTGGCGAAGGAGTTTTATCAGGATCCGACTACGCCTGATCCGAACTGGGTGGTGATAGACCTGCAACCTGTGAAGGCTTTTAAAGAGCAGGTGACGCTGGCGCAGATGAAAGCGGAGAAGCGGCTGGAGAATTTTCAGTTGATCAGGCAGGGCCGGCTTTCAGTGTGTGCGGTGACGGAAGATGAATTTAATACCATCCTTGAAATGGGTGGGATGAAGAAATAATTGCATTTTTGCTTGCAGTCAAAAAAGGCGGGTACCTAAGGTACCCGCCTTTTTTGACTATTCTTTACATGGCTGCTGCACGGGCAGCCAATGCTTTTTTATGTTCCATTTCCCGCTGATGGCGGAAGATACTTTTTGTTACAAAATATCCCAGGGAGGCGCCTACCCAAACATCACTGCTCCAGTGCCTGATCTGGTACATTCTTGTAGCTCCTGTTGCAATTGCAATGCTATATGTGACCCAGGGTACCCAGGGGTGCTTTTCGCCATAAATCTCTGCCAGTGCAGTCGCCACCGTAGTCACCGTATTCATATGCCCGGAAGGGAAGGAGGTATGATACTTATCCATGGTAAGTGGCTGGTTGTATTCAAACGGAGAAT
This window of the Chitinophaga sancti genome carries:
- the ribH gene encoding 6,7-dimethyl-8-ribityllumazine synthase; its protein translation is MSIHNQSLLDDTGILGIEDASVVIVYTEWNDAVISELVAGCDKTLAQYNITKVAKVKVPGAFELPFAAKQYWEHTQGTGAQPGAIIAFGCVIRGETPHFDYVCKGVTEGLMQLNLELPVPVIFGILTVDNMEQAQERLGGIHGHKGEEGALTALKMISMMRKMQKGK
- a CDS encoding (Fe-S)-binding protein, producing MNVQLFIPCFVDQLFPETAFNMVKVLEKLGCNVSYNANQTCCGQPAFNAGYWDESRAVATKFLKDFHTFDYIVAPSGSCTGFVRNYYGKLFDNSAAHNDVKLLRKQLYEFTEFLTEVLHVSDLGATLNGVATYHDSCAALRECHIKQGPRNLLSKVKGLELTEMNDCETCCGFGGTFAVKYEPISIGMGEQKVHNAIATGADYLISTDLSCLMHLDGYIKKHDLNIKTMHIADVLASGW
- a CDS encoding EVE domain-containing protein; the protein is MNYWLVKSEPFKYSWEQFMKDGKTFWDGVRNYQARNNMKAMKKGDQVLFYHSNEGLAVVGIAKVAKEFYQDPTTPDPNWVVIDLQPVKAFKEQVTLAQMKAEKRLENFQLIRQGRLSVCAVTEDEFNTILEMGGMKK